In the genome of Candidatus Goldiibacteriota bacterium HGW-Goldbacteria-1, one region contains:
- a CDS encoding aspartate-semialdehyde dehydrogenase, producing MSKQYNVAIMGATGAVGEIMRDILEERKFPVKDIKFLASERSKGKKMKYQGRDVEIEVLSPDSFKGVDIVLASAGASVSKEYVKHILDAKALIIDNSSAFRMDDDVPLVVPEVNPEDIRLNKGIIANPNCSTIIMLVPIKPIHDKAKIKRIVVSTYQATSGAGAKGMMELEQQTKDWAAGKEIKVDKFAYQILFNLIPHIDVFYEDGYTKEEMKMVNETRKIMHAPDMQITATTVRVPCLRSHSESVNIETEIKLTAKEARELLEKAQGVTVQDDIHNKKYPMPLFVSGKDDVYVGRIREDFSIDKGLNLWVVGDQLRKGAALNAVQIAEVVAKEGLK from the coding sequence ATGAGCAAACAATATAACGTAGCCATTATGGGCGCCACCGGTGCGGTTGGCGAGATAATGAGGGACATTCTTGAAGAAAGAAAGTTTCCGGTAAAGGATATAAAGTTTCTGGCGTCAGAGCGTTCAAAAGGCAAAAAAATGAAGTATCAGGGCAGGGATGTTGAAATTGAAGTTTTAAGCCCCGATTCTTTTAAAGGTGTTGATATTGTCCTTGCGTCAGCGGGCGCGTCTGTCAGCAAAGAGTATGTTAAACACATACTTGACGCAAAGGCGCTTATTATTGACAACAGCTCCGCTTTCAGAATGGATGACGATGTGCCTCTTGTAGTGCCGGAAGTAAATCCGGAAGATATAAGGTTAAACAAGGGAATTATCGCGAATCCCAACTGCTCCACCATTATTATGCTTGTGCCTATCAAACCAATTCACGACAAGGCAAAAATAAAAAGGATTGTTGTTTCAACTTATCAGGCAACGTCCGGAGCCGGCGCAAAAGGAATGATGGAACTTGAACAGCAGACAAAAGACTGGGCGGCAGGAAAAGAAATTAAAGTGGATAAATTTGCTTACCAGATACTGTTCAACCTTATTCCGCACATTGATGTGTTCTATGAGGACGGCTATACAAAAGAAGAAATGAAAATGGTAAACGAAACCCGCAAGATAATGCACGCGCCGGATATGCAGATAACCGCAACCACGGTGCGCGTACCCTGCCTGCGTTCGCATTCAGAGTCCGTAAACATTGAAACGGAAATAAAGCTTACGGCAAAAGAAGCGCGCGAACTTCTTGAAAAAGCTCAGGGAGTTACCGTGCAGGATGATATTCACAATAAAAAATACCCAATGCCGCTTTTTGTATCCGGCAAAGATGATGTTTACGTGGGCCGCATAAGGGAAGACTTCTCCATAGACAAAGGGCTAAACCTTTGGGTAGTGGGCGACCAGTTAAGAAAAGGCGCCGCATTAAACGCGGTTCAGATAGCTGAAGTTGTGGCAAAAGAAGGCCTTAAATAA
- a CDS encoding adenylosuccinate lyase: protein MIARYTRPQMGALWTEDAKYQSWLDLEVAVCQAWAKKGKIPKKDMASIKKNAAYNVKQIEKIEGVVRHDVIAFLTSVSKHVGASSRYVHMGMTSSDLVDSAMALRMVKACDIIIEGQKKLIAALKKLAVKHKYTVMIGRSHNIHAEPITFGLKVLVWYFEGKRNLERLIDAKEEIRVGKISGAVGNYANIDPAIELDALTRVGLKRAEIANQIIQRDRYAALMNAMAVAAASIEKITVNLRLMQHSEILETEEPFAKGQKGSSAMPHKRNPVVCENLSGLARIVRTNALAAMENIALWHERDISHSSVERIAVPDSFILMDYMLSKCTWIIENLSVFPKNMIRNMNHLKGLVFSQQVLLTLISKGISREDAYKIVQTNAMKIWAGDPEDFKTKLLNDEKVVSKMTKAEIEGIFNVDYYLKNVEEFYKRM from the coding sequence ATGATAGCGCGCTATACAAGGCCCCAAATGGGTGCTCTTTGGACTGAAGACGCAAAGTATCAGTCGTGGCTTGATTTGGAAGTGGCTGTGTGCCAGGCATGGGCAAAAAAGGGAAAGATTCCAAAAAAGGATATGGCCAGCATAAAAAAGAACGCGGCGTATAACGTAAAACAGATTGAAAAAATAGAAGGTGTGGTAAGGCACGATGTAATTGCTTTTTTAACATCTGTGTCAAAACACGTGGGCGCTTCTTCGCGCTATGTGCATATGGGCATGACTTCATCCGACCTTGTGGATTCCGCAATGGCGCTTAGAATGGTAAAAGCGTGCGACATTATAATAGAAGGGCAGAAAAAACTTATAGCGGCCCTAAAAAAACTTGCGGTAAAGCATAAATATACGGTAATGATAGGGCGGTCGCATAATATTCACGCAGAACCAATTACCTTCGGGCTTAAAGTGCTGGTGTGGTACTTTGAAGGAAAAAGAAATTTAGAACGTCTTATTGACGCCAAAGAAGAAATACGCGTGGGTAAAATTTCCGGGGCTGTGGGTAATTATGCAAATATAGACCCGGCAATAGAACTTGACGCGCTTACAAGGGTGGGATTAAAAAGGGCGGAAATTGCAAACCAGATAATTCAGCGCGACAGGTACGCGGCTTTAATGAATGCCATGGCTGTTGCCGCGGCATCTATTGAGAAAATAACGGTAAATTTAAGGTTAATGCAGCACAGCGAGATTTTAGAGACAGAAGAACCATTCGCAAAAGGGCAAAAAGGCAGCTCCGCTATGCCGCATAAAAGAAACCCCGTGGTATGTGAAAACCTGTCCGGCCTTGCCAGAATAGTAAGGACAAACGCGCTTGCGGCAATGGAAAACATTGCGCTTTGGCACGAACGTGATATTTCGCACAGTTCTGTGGAAAGAATTGCCGTACCGGACAGTTTTATCCTTATGGATTACATGCTGTCCAAATGCACATGGATTATTGAGAATTTAAGTGTGTTTCCAAAAAATATGATACGTAATATGAACCATTTAAAAGGCCTTGTTTTCAGCCAGCAGGTGCTTTTAACCCTTATTTCCAAGGGTATATCAAGGGAAGACGCCTATAAGATAGTTCAGACAAACGCCATGAAAATATGGGCCGGAGATCCGGAAGATTTTAAAACAAAACTTTTAAATGATGAAAAAGTGGTTTCAAAGATGACAAAAGCTGAAATTGAGGGTATTTTTAATGTTGATTATTACCTGAAAAATGTGGAAGAGTTTTATAAAAGAATGTAA